The Mya arenaria isolate MELC-2E11 chromosome 16, ASM2691426v1 genome includes a window with the following:
- the LOC128222114 gene encoding protein Daple-like isoform X9 — protein MVLSWITSSSRLKDECLRKYYDTLSKNKRLVSDMEQEKSHLYKELELQLKRHNEEKYKIATLEIGTEKLENLVRQLKEEKKSWWRKLTGKQRRTDVSTTSDTSSVTDHGLSTSQQGLPTSQQRLSNSREGLSTSRQKFSTSQQELSINQQGLSPSQQRLSTSQQGLSISQQGFSPSLHGLSSSQQSLTTRLHGLSTSQQELSSSQQSLSTSLQGLSTSLQGLSPSKQSLSTSLQGLSSRQQGLLTSQQVFSTSQKGLSTSLQGLSTSLQGLSTSQHELLTSKQGISTCQEGLSTIQQGLSTSQQGLSISLQGLSTSRQGLSTRQQGLSTSQLGLSTSQQGLLTSKQGISNSQQRLSTSEQELSTSQQGLSTSQQGLLTSQQGLSTRQQGLSTSQQGLSISQKGLSTSLQGLSTRQQGLSTGQPGLSTSQNRLSISQQGLSTSQQGLSTWQEGLSSSQQGLSTSQQGLKTSLQGLSTSQQGLSTSQQGLSTSRQGLSASQKGLSTIQQELATSQQGLSASHVDSSASLQGLSTSREGLSTSQQGLSASREGLSVSQQKLPTSQQGLLTSQQGILTSQQGLLTSLQGLSTSQDGLSTSQEGLSTSQEGLSTCTHGSSTSQQELSTSQQGISTSQQDFSKNKQGLSTGQHDLSSSQQELSTSQQGLSTSQQGLSTSKQGLSKCQRGLSTRQQGLLTSQQGLSTSQQGLSKSQRGLSTRQQGLLTSLQGLSTGQQGLSINPQLLSTRQQGISTSQHGILTSQQWLSINPQLLSSSLQGFSTSQQFVSINPQGLSGTPRFSTSRQGFSTSQHEFLPTQQGIPSIKINDPQRRHTEKDKSESAIAATYFETDTYMNHI, from the exons ATGGTGCTTTCATGGATTACCTCCAGTTCAAG ATTAAAAGATGAATGCTTGAGAAAGTATTATGACACACTGAG CAAAAACAAGAGACTGGTGTCGGACATGGAACAAGAAAAGTC GCATTTGTATAAAGAACTGGAGCTGCAATTAAAAAGACATAACGA AGAAAAGTACAAGATTGCAACTTTGGAGATAGGGACTGAAAA GCTTGAAAATTTGGTTAGACAGCTTAAAGAGGAGAAAAAATCATG GTGGAGAAAGCTCACTGGAAAACAACGCAGAACGGACGTTTCTACTACAAG TGACACATCATCAGTGACAGACCATGGCTTATCAACAAGCCAACAAGGACTACCAACTAGCCAACAAAGGTTATCAAATAGCCGAGAAGGGTTATCAACCAGCCGACAAAAGTTTTCCACCAGCCAACAAGAGTTATCAATCAACCAACAAGGGTTATCACCTAGCCAACAAAGGTTATCAACCAGCCAACAAGGGTTATCAATCAGCCAACAAGGGTTTTCACCAAGCCTACACGGGTTATCATCCAGCCAACAATCATTAACAACCAGGTTACACGGGTTGTCAACCAGCCAACAAGAGTTATCATCCAGCCAACAATCATTATCAACTAGCCTACAAGGGTTATCAACCAGCCTACAAGGGTTATCACCTAGCaaacaatcattatcaaccaGCCTACAGGGGTTATCAAGCAGACAACAAGGGTTATTAACCAGCCAACAAGTGTTTTCAACCAGCCAAAAAGGGTTATCGACTAGCCTACAAGGGTTATCAACCAGCCTTCAAGGGTTATCAACAAGCCAACATGAGTTATTAACAAGCAAACAGGGGATATCAACTTGCCAAGAAGGGTTATCAACAATCCAACAAGGGTTATCAACAAGCCAACAAGGGTTATCAATAAGCCTACAGGGATTATCAACCAGCAGGCAAGGATTATCAACTAGACAACAAGGTTTATCAACTAGCCAATTAGGGTTATCAACTAGCCAACAAGGGTTATTAACAAGCAAACAGGGGATATCAAACAGCCAACAAAGGTTATCAACTAGTGAACAAGAGTTATCAACCAGCCAACAAGGGTTATCAACCAGTCAACAGGGGTTATTAACCAGTCAACAGGGGTTATCGACTAGACAACAAGGGCTATCAACAAGCCAACAAGGGTTATCAATAAGCCAAAAGGGATTATCAACCAGCCTGCAAGGATTATCAACTAGACAGCAAGGTTTATCAACTGGCCAACCTGGGTTATCAACCAGTCAAAACCGATTATCAATCAGCCAACAAGGGTTATCAACAAGCCAACAAGGTTTATCGACCTGGCAAGAAGGGTTATCATCTAGCCAACAAGGGTTATCGACCAGCCAACAAGGACTAAAAACTAGTCTACAAGGGTTATCAACTAGCCAACAAGGGTTATCAACCAGTCAACAAGGGTTATCAACCAGCCGCCAAGGGTTATCTGCCAGCCAAAAAGGATTATCAACCATTCAGCAGGAGTTAGCAACTAGCCAACAAGGATTATCAGCAAGCCATGTAGACTCATCAGCCAGCCTACAAGGGTTATCAACCAGCCGAGAAGGGTTATCAACCAGCCAACAAGGGTTATCAGCCAGCCGGGAAGGGTTATCAGTCAGCCAACAAAAGTTACCAACAAGCCAACAAGGATTATTAACCAGCCAACAAGGGATATTAACCAGCCAACAAGGGTTATTAACCAGCCTACAAGGGTTATCAACAAGCCAAGACGGTTTATCAACCAGCCAAGAAGGTTTATCAACCAGCCAAGAAGGGTTATCAACATGCACACATGGTTCATCAACCAGCCAACAAGAGTTATCAACAAGCCAACAAGGGATATCAACCAGCCAACAAGacttttcaaaaaacaaacaagggtTATCAACTGGCCAACATGATTTATCATCTAGCCAACAAGAGTTATCAACCAGCCAACAAGGGTTATCAACCAGCCAACAAGGGTTATCAACAAGCAAACAAGGGTTATCAAAATGCCAACGAGGTTTATCAACCCGTCAACAAGGATTATTAACCAGCCAGCAGGGGTTATCAACAAGCCAACAAGGGTTATCAAAAAGCCAACGAGGGTTATCAACCCGTCAACAAGGATTATTAACCAGCCTACAAGGGTTATCAACTGGTCAACAGGGGTTATCAATAAACCCACAACTGTTATCAACCAGACAACAAGGGATATCAACCAGCCAACACGGGATATTGACTAGCCAACAATGGTTATCCATAAACCCACAATTGTTATCATCAAGCCTACAAGGGTTTTCAACCAGTCAACAATTTGTATCAATAAACCCACAAGGGTTATCCGGTACACCTAGGTTCTCAACCAGCCGTCAAGGTTTCTCAACCAGCCAACACGAGTTCTTACCAACCCAGCAAGGAATACCctccattaaaataaatga TCCACAGCGAAGACACACAGAAAAGGACAAGAGTGAAAGTGCAATTGCAGCAACATACTTTGAAACTGATACATATATGAATCATATATAG